In the Cellvibrio sp. KY-GH-1 genome, CCAGACCCCCAACTGCGGATGACTCGTTTCCTCCAGACGCCAGTCATCTACCACGGTCGCGTTTTTCTGGTTTAACACCTGGCGCACTTGCTCCCACAGCATCTGCTCCACTGCGGTTTTGCGCAAAAACATCGCGACCTGCATGGGAACAGCGTCCCCCTCTCTGGCCTGTGGAATTGACGACATACCAACTTCCAATACCGCGATTACGCCTCCACTTTGATCTTCGTTTGCCATAATCGGCAATACCGCCCGGTGACCACTGCCATGACGCGAAACATCCTCGCCCCATGCCGGCAACCCGGAAGCAAATGCATTGGTAACCAGAAGTCGCAGGCCGCTCAGGCTATCGCCGTAACGATCAGGTTTGTGCATACGCAAAAAGGTAACAGCGCCGGGCGCAAAATAGAGGCTCAGTTGCCGCACACCCAAGTCTTTCATGCTGTCCCACTGGTCAGTTAGCTGCAATTGCAGCCTTGCGCGCGCCTCGGTCAGCAGCTCTGGTGCGGCCTGATTATCGGTAGTTGCAAAGACCTGGTGGGCACGACGAATTTCACTGACGATGGCCGTATCACGCACGATCAGCTGGGCAAGTAGCATGGCCTGCTGGGTAAGATCCCGGCTGGTGGACTCCATGTAATCTTTCTGAGCCTGCGTTCGCCACTCCAGGCGCTCCTCCCAGACTTGCTCATGTGCGAACAAATCCAAGCGCATAAACAGTAAAAAAACTAACGCCAGTACAAGGGCAGATACCCAAGGCAACCATTGGTAGAGGCGTTTCGTTGTCGACTGCATGAATCACTCTGGGATAGGTGTTGTTATTGGTGGCTTCGCCAAGAAAATCGGCGAAGCATTACCCCAGTGTAGTGCAAATTTTTTGTGAAGCAGGCCGCCACAGCGGCCAAAGTGAAAGGGCTATTAAGTCTGCGGGTTATCGTTAGTGGCGTCCGCGGCTTTATCGGCCCGCTTGCGGCGCGCCTCTTTCGGGTCAGAGGCCAGCGGGCGATAAATCTCTACCCGATCACCGGCGTGCAGCACATGTTTGTCAGCGGCTTCCAGGCCCTTTGTGCCCAACGATTGACCGAAGATACCCATCTTGGCCGAGGCAATATCCAGATCGGGGAAGTGATCGGTAATTTTGGAGCGCTTGACCGCGTCCAGTGCGGTAGTGCCCGGCTCCACCAAGAGCGCAATAATTTTTTGTTTGTGCGGCAGCGCATAAGCGACTTCCACGGTAATTAAATCAAAATCAGCCATCGCGTTTGCTCACCCCGAATTAGCACTAAAAAAGCCGGATTAACCGTAAATCTGTTTCGCGCGGGCGCAGAGGGTATCCACTTGCTTACCGCCCACGGACTCCAATAACTTGCCCGCCGTCATCCCCAACAGGCGGTTTTTCATTTCAAATTCCAGCAAAAAAACCACTTTGCAGGCGCTGTCACCCAAGGGCGTAAACTGCCAGATGCCGCGCAGGTAATTAAACGGGCCATCCACCAGGTTCATAGTCATTTTGTGGGGTGGCTGCAACTGGTTGCGTGTGGCGAAACTCTGGGTGACACCCGCCTTACTCAATTCCAGACGCGCCTCCACCCAATCATCACCGCGCGCCAGCACCCGGGCACCCACACAGCCTTCCATAAAGTGCGGATAGGCTTCGATGTCATTGATCAAGTCAAACATCTGCTGGGCAGAATAATTTACCAGTGCAGACCGCTCTATTTTACTTGCCACGCTTGCTCACTTAAAAATCGTCCAGGCTTATTCGACAAACACGCCGCGCAGTATTGGGAACACACCATTTATCAACACGATGAGCACCGCGACTGGCGATAAGTATTTCAGGATTGGGCGCCACCAGCGCAGTAAGGCCGCCGACTCAAACTTTAATTCGTGCAGCAAGTGCTCATCGCGCAGTTTCCACCCCACAAACAGCGCAATTAATACTCCACCTAAGGGAAGCATTATATTGGTGGCGAGGAAATCCATCGAATCAAAATAGCTTTTGCCCCATAAAAATTGCTTGTCAGACCAATCATTAAACGACAGTACCGACCCGATTCCCAATGTCCAGGCAACCGCACCGAGCAACAGGCTTGCCAGTATGCGGCTTAATCCGAAGCGCTCGTTCAGGTATGCAACACCTGGCTCCAGCAAGGATATCGTCGACGTCCAAGCCGCCAGAATCACCATCACAAAGAAGATTACGCCGATCACAATTCCCGCACTCATATTGCCAAATGCGACAGGGAGGGTCACAAACATTAAGCCCGGCCCTGCACCGGGGGAAATCCCGGGAGTGGCAAATACAAATGCAAAGATCGCCACACCGGCAACCAGGGCCACCAGGGTGTCGAGCAGCGCAACCATCAATACCGTTTGCCCAACCGATTGATTGCTGGGCATGTAGGCACCATAAGCCATAATTGCCCCCATCCCCAGGCTGAGGGTAAAAAACGAATGCCCCATCGCGATTAACGCCGCCTCCCAGGAAAGATCCTCTGGATTAAAACTAAACATAAACCGCAGGGAAGTCACAAACTCCCCCTCAACCGCGGCGTAACCCAACAGCACCAATAACAGTACAAATAACGCAGGCATCATGACTCGCACGGCGGACTCAAGCCCGCGAGTTACACCCAAGGCTAATATCGCAACGGTCATCAGGGTGAACGCCGTGTGCCACTGCAGCAGCTTGCCTTTGTCCGCAAGCAACCCGTCAAAGAGTCGTTGCGAGCTTTCCCCATCCAGCCCCGCAAATTTGCCGGTTAACGCATTTTCCACATACTCCAGCGTCCATCCGGCAATAACCGTGTAAAACGACAAGATCACCAACCCGGCCAATGCGCCCATCCACCCGATTACCGTCCACCCCTTGCTTGCACCCGCCGTTTCGCACAGTTCGGCCGTTGCTAAAATCGGGTTGGCGCGCGCACGTCGTCCCATCAAAATTTCACCCATCATGATGGGGATACCAATCAGCAAAATGCAGGCGAGATACATCAGCACAAAGGCGCCGCCGCCATTCTCACCGGTGATATAGGGAAACTTCCAGATATTGCCCAACCCGACCGCCGAGCCGGTGGCCGCCAAAATAAAACTGCCGCGCTGGCCCCAAATTACATGTTGTTTGAGTCGCATGGGGGAGACATCCTCAGGTGTTTACTCGTTATTATTCACAGGCACAGAGCGCGCCAATCTCACGCCAAAACCTGGGCAGAATTGTACCGGTAATGCCGCGCGCACATAAGCCTTCCAGGGACAACCCCAATACAGGGTTTAGCCAAGACAGCGCGCAGCGATTGCCGATATAATGCCCGCCCGATTTTTGATTTGACCCGAGAAGCTTCACCGCCATGGCCTCAAAAAAGCAAAAAAATGACAGCAGCACCATCGCCCTGAACAAAAAAGCCAAGTTCGATTACGAATTGCACGAACGTTTTGAAGCGGGCCTCGCCCTTACCGGCTGGGAAGTCAAAAGCCTGCGCGCGGGCAAAGGCAATATCACCGACTGCTATGTGATTTTTAAAAATAACGAAGCCTGGTTACTCGCCAGCCAGATCCAGCCACTGCTGAGTGCGTCCACTCATTTTGTGACCGACCCTTTCCGCACCCGTAAACTGCTACTCAATCGCCGCGAGATCAATCGCCTGCAGGAAGCTGTAGAGCAAAAAGGCTACACGGTAGTGCCGATTGCGCTTTATTGGAAAGCGCATATCGTGAAATGCGAAATTGCGATCGCCAAAGGCAAACAGTTGCACGATAAACGCGAAACCGAAAAAGAACGTGACTGGGCGCGGGAGAAACAGCGTTTGTTTCAAAAAGATCAACGCAGCTAAAAAAAATCCCGCACTCAGCGGGATTTTTTTACATCATTAGCTTAGTTATTTTCCTTCAGCATCACTTCGCGGAAATGTTTGCCCTGCATGGTCGGTTCGTAGGTTTTGTAGTCGGTGAACATTTGCGGCGACCAATCCGGATCAAACACCCAACCCACCCAGCTAATGCCCTTGTTACCGAAATAATCGGTAATGCGTTTGCCGTAGCTACCATCATCGATAACAGGCACATGGGCGCCTTTATCGGTCGCTAATTGATAGCCAATTTCGGTGGCGAAGACCGGGTATTTATCGGCGACAAAACCAAAATCCCTCTCCCAGTTTTTCTCATAGGGTGCGCCTACTTTCATCGGGTAAGCGTGACTCACATAGGCAACATTGTCGCGCTCAATCGGTGCTGTAGCGATTGGGGTTAAATCGTACGCCCAGTTAAAACCTGCCACCAATGAAATCGCTTTCGGGTTGTGCGCCTGAATAATGGTAATAGCCTCTTCATTAATGGCTTTCCAGTCCGCCCAACTCACAATACCCAAGCGGCCATTGAATACAGTTGGCTCATTAAAAATTTCGTAAAAGGCTACCGCATTAACACCGGCGTAGCGCTCGGACACGGTGCGCCAGAAGTCGAAGGTTTCCGGCTTGTCGGTGTAGTAAGAATTATTCTGAAACATTTGCGAATGCAAATTGCCGATGGAATGCCAATCCAGAATCACGTAGATATTTAACTCATTAGCCCACACTACGACTTGATCGAGCATCGCCAAATAGGCTTTTTTACCGTGCTTGCGCCAGGCCGAAGGATGCACAGGCACACGAATGACGTTTGCGCCCCAGGATTTAATGACTTCAAAATGTTTTTTGGTAAAGCGTTTATCGCGCGCAATTTTATCCGGGTCAGATATATTTAAACCGCGAAATACCATCACCTTACCGGCGTCATTCACAAATTTGTTGCCCTGTACTTTTATCAGGGGCAGCTGCTGTGTAATTTTGCTTTTATCAAACGCGGGAATATCGGTTTGGTTCCACCAGCCACTGGTGTTTTCCCAGGCGTTGTCCGCACAGCTGATCGCGGATAACAGCATCAACCCCAAGCCAATCAGATAATTGTGAAACGTTTTCATTATGCCCTCTTGCCCTTCGCGTGTTGGAATAGTTATGGGTTGGAATAATTTTAGGTTTGACCACCATTAGCTTAGGCTAGATGGCGCGCGGCAAGCATAAATAAATTGCGTACCTCTGTAGTGGGTATTAACCCTATTTAACCTCAGGAACACGCCGACTAAGGGCTCTAATAAAAAATCGGCATTATTTCTCTACTTTATAGACCACATCCACACTTTGGGTCTCGCCGGATACCGCCTCCAGCCGCAAACGATTGGTGAGTTGATATTCCACACCAAAACCAAAGGCCTGATCAAAAATACCTACCACATAACGCACCAGCAATTTGGGGGTCAGGTATTTGCCCACCCAGAGTTCACTTTGGTTGAATCCCTGGTCCGATTTGATCTCCAGCTCATCCACGCGGAAAATGCGCGTAATTTCCGAGGTAATTGATCCATCCGAATCCATTCCCAATCCACTCATTGCGCTAATTAACAAGGATGCATCTGCCTTGGAGGCTTCATCGAGCGGCTTGCCGGTGAGCAACATCATCATTGCCTGACTTTCGGTGAGTTTGGTAGACGAGAAAACTGACGCCTTTGGTCGCTGGAGCGTGCCGCTAACATCCAAACCTACTTTAGTATTTTCGTCATCGCGAATAATGCGCGACGCACGAATATCCAGCCCCGGATTTTCATACGGCCCCTGAAAATTTAATCGCCCGCGCTCAACGGTGAGCGTTTGTCCGTAGGCTTTGTAAGTACCATCAACCACACTGACGTAACCGCTGGTGAAAAATTGACGCTGCGCTTCTTTAAATAATTTAATTTTTCCGGTGAGCTTGCTATTCAGACCAAAGCCTTTAAAGCGAACATCATCGCCCAATAACAGCTCCAGATTGGTAAGCACTTTTAATTTTTCGTCTGCGCTGTCTTGCAGGAATTGCTCATCGACAATTACGGCATCTGCAGAAACAGCAGTAGCCGATTCCGCCAAACTTTTTATATTGGTGCGCGCCCAGGGAATCGTTGCTGTACCGGTTAATTCCAGAGTTCCGGGCGTGGCAGCAATTTTTATCGTGGGGCTTAGGGTGGCTTTTAATTGGGGCAAGGCAACCACTTGCACGTTATTGCCATTCACAAACCCTTGCAGCGACCAATCAGGTGTACCCAAACCGCGCAAGTCGCTCACAATCGATAAACGGCCTTCACCCGACTGCATCTGACTGACTAAATTAACGGCACCTGTCCGCGTGGAATTCAGTTGTATTTCTATATTGGATAAATCCACTCCCAAGCGGGGCAGTTTTGCGGAGCCATTGCGCAGACTTATGTCGCCAATTAATTGCGGCTGCGCGAAACTACCACTGAGGGATAAATCCGTCCGCAAATCACCTTGCACATCGTTGGCGAAAGGTAGCAGCGTCTCCAGCGGAGCGAGGTTGGAAAAAAATGCCGTTAATTTTCCCTTGGTAAATTTTTGTTGCCGCAAATCCAGTTCACTATTGGCATCTATACGACCATAGCCCGTCCAGTCCATACCGGCATTAGCGGATAATTTTGCATCCGCCAAATTCGCACGCACAAAGAAATTGCGCCAGGCATACACATCGGTAGCACCGCCAACATACTGGTAGCGCAGCTCGGCATTGCGCGTTGCAATTGTGGCACTGGCTTTGGTGTTCGCCACGCTTAGGTCATCACTGCGGATATGCACCGCGCCATCCATAACGCCGGCAAAATACACTTCCGTTTTAAACAACGACAGAAATTGACGCAGCGGCACCGAATCCAGATTTGCATGCAACTGCGCGCCCGTAGCAGCTGCCCATTCACCTTCAACGCACAGTTGCGGTAGCGAATATTTTTCTACCGGGTTCATAGGCAATACTTGTGGCTTGACCAACCAGTCGTAATTGGTTTTTACATAATTTTGGTTAGCAATCCATTCGCCGATGACTTGCTCTCGCTCCACCGCAGCAATTTTTTCTACTTGCCCGGTAAGGTTAGTGCGCGTTGTCAAACACTGGCGGCCCAGATTGAGTGAATCTGCAGATACACGCATCTCACTACTGGATGTAAGCCACCAGCGCGGAACCTTTTTCAGTTTTAGTGCAAGCTGCTCAAAACGCCCCGTCCATGCGCTCCCATCATAATCGCCAGCAATTTTTACATCTGCACGGCCGTAGGTTTTGTGTTTGATCACCGCTTGTAACTGATGTTTATTAAGCGCGCCTGTGCCATTCAGCGTGATTGACGAAAAGCGATTTTCCGCAACGCGTAACTGATTGGCAGAAAACGACAACGCATAATTGTAGTCGCGCAACGCCTCGGCCAAATTTACGGACGTATTAATCGCGGGGGCGATATTATTATCGGCCGGCACAGGACCAAGGGTTGCAGTAACCTCTGCCACTGGTGCCAATGAGAATTGCAATTTTTCCACCGCGTAGCGGCCCCAGGAAAATTGCTGTACCGCCGCCTCTATATTCATTTGCGGCTGCTGGACGGTACCGCGCAAACTGCCGCGGCTAATAACGCTGCCGCGCAGGCTATTATCGATTTGCGCCAACATAGGAGCGTTGATGTTCCAATCCAGATTAAATTGCTTACCCAAGTCCCCTTTTACACGAATTTGGTTTGCACCCAATACCAAATGTAAATCATCGCTGCGCAGTTTTTCTCCGGCGTAATCAACACTGCCGCCGCCCTGGATATTCACACCGCGCAAATCGCCATCGATCGCCAAGTTTTGTAATTGCGCTACCCAACCGTCTGCGCCCTGCGCACCACTGGTGGTAAAACTAGCGTTGATATTACTCGGCCAATTATCAAATAAGCTCGCGATATTTAAATGCTCTGCCGTTACCCCCAACTTCCAGTCCAGGTGCGGCAACCAACGCACACTGCCTTGCAGGGTTAAGCCTGCATCGGTATCAATAATCTGTGGACCAGGGGTAGCGACTCCCGGGGCCGCAATGGTTTCTGGTAGCGCCGCTGAACTCATTGCACTGGAACTTGCAAGCGGCGCAGCGCCATCTACGCCAACACTGGAAATATAGCGCTCACGCAACCGTAAAAAATCAATGCGAATTTGTTCAAGGTCGCCTTCCGCCGCCGCGCTCACCCCGAGAATCGGCGCCTGCGGCAAATAAATATCACCCTGCAATTCGGCGGTGTATTTTTTCCAATTGCCCTCAGCGATTAATTTGCCATTAGTGATTGGTGCCGGCTGATCCGGAACCCACCATTCTGCTGGCAGTGTTTGCTGGTGCCACTGCGCTTGCGCTTGCAGAAATGGCGCCAGTTGCAATTCATTATTCGCATTCACCAGGCTGCCAACAATATTCGCTGTTAACACCACCGGCGCCCCCATTTGGGTTGACACTTGCCATCTTTTTAAATCGCCGCTGATATCACTCACGCCCATATAAATTAATTCTGGCGGCGCAGGAATAATTTGCGCCGGAGGATGTTGTGGCGCTGCAGTATTTTCAGCGGCGGCTTGCCACTGCCATTGCAAACTGGCTTGGGTTTTATAGGGGAAATCTAATTCGGTCGCGCCGGTGAGATGCACAGTGTACTGATCATTCACCAACGCCAGATTGTTATAACGGAAGTGAAATGTGCCCCAACTGAGCGAGCCACTTAACCTACGCCAATGTTGGCGAGTATCGCCCTGCACTAAGTCGATATTGTTAATACGCGCTTTTTGTAAATGAATGCGCACTGGCAAACGCAAATGCGGCCATTGACTGAATGGGCTGGCTGATTGAGCAGTTTCCTGAGCAGCAGGAAGTGTGATGCTGACCGCGTGCGCACGCAGCGATTGAACTACCAGCGCACCATACAGCAAATCAACCGGGCGCCAGCGAAAGGATAATTTTTCTGCGCGATAAATTTGCTCCTCGTTGCGATATTCCAGCGCGTCTATATCCAGCCCACTGCGCAAGTTGCCACTCACGCCCTGTACGTTCGCATCTACCAGCGCGGCAATACGGGCAACTAACCAACGGCTGCCAGTTTCCGTTTCCACTAATGCGCTCAGGCAGGCCAACACAATCAGCGCTACAGCGAGCAAACTGAAAAAAATGTTGCGGGCTTTTTTAATCCAACGCGGCCAGTGCATCACAAATCTGGCCCCATACTAATATGCAAACGCCAGCCATCGGTTTCGTCATCCTGTTTAATCGGGTCCAAGGCTTTTGCAACATCAATCCGAATGGGGCCTATGGGCGATACCCACCGCACACCCACGCCAACGCCGCGTTTAAATTCAAAATCGCCATCGTCAATTGCATTGCCCATATCGTAAAACGCCGCGACAACCCAATTGGAGTCTTCAAAGCGATAATCGTATTCCATACTGGCCACTAACAGGTTATTTCCGCCAATGACCTCCTCTTTACCAGTGCGCTCGCTTTCCTTAACCGGGCCAATGGATTTGTAATCGTAACCGCGCACACTGGCATCGCCACCGGCAAAGTAGCGCACGGATGCCGGCAATAGTGCAACATCCTCAATATCGGTCACCCCCAATTCGGTACGCATCAGCAAGCGCCCAACGGGCAAACCCCATACATACTTTGCGCGCGAATAAAATTGCACAAAGCTGCGATCTGACCCCAGGCTTTCCGGTGAGCCAGATAGCTTTCCCAGAAAATTCCAACCGCGCAATGGATAGGCATTACCATCGGATTTGGTGCGCGAAAACGACACTGAGGGAATTAATAAATCAATCGTATTGGGCAATTCATCACCCACTTGCGACTCTTCATGGGTGTATTCAAGCGCGTAGGTTTGCAGCCATTTATTATCCTGGAAGTAAGTGTAATTAGCACCATAGGTATTCTTGGTACTAACAAAGGTCTCCACTTCCTCTTTTAAATAGCCGGTGTAGATATTTAAAAATTCATGCGCCGGACGGCGAAACGGAATTTTATAATTGGCGACGGCTTCTTTTTTAATATCTGATGCAGAAAAATCGGTGGACAAAGAATGGCCACGGCGATTGAGATAGCGATCCTCAAAGCCGAGCTTAACGCGCGGTTCATCGGCCTCTACCCCCGCACCTATGGAATAGGCGTGGCGTTTGCGCGCTTCCAGTTGAATATTTATCGGGACTTGATTGTCTTTGAGCATTTCCAGGTCCGGTGCCACATTGGCCACCGAAAAATAATTACTGGCGCTGTAGTCGCTCTTTAGTTCCAGCAGTTGATCAGTATCGTAATAATCACCGGGTTGGATGTTGTAATAGCGCTGGAGAAAATTTTCATCGAGGATTTCGTGCTGCAAATTAATCTGGCTGATTTTGTAGCGCGCACCCGTGTCATAGACCAATTCGATGACGGCGGTTTTTTCCGCAACACTCACCATGATGCGCGACAGTTTGAATTCGCCATCAAAATAACCGTGGCTAGCCGCCAGGGTGCCGAATCTGGATTTCAGGGTTTCGTAGCGGCCATGATTTAATTTATTGCCGACTTTAATGCCGGGCTTGTCGTACAGGCTGTGGAAAACACTGTCGTCGCGGCCCTCACCCAGAATCTCAATGCGCAATTCTTTTACCAGCACGGGTTCACCGGGCGTAAGAGCAATCTGCAGGCCCCAACAATTTTTATTGTTGAGCAGTTTGGTTTCGTATTCGAGCTGGTAGTAACCCAAAGCTTGGGCGGCGGCGGATATTTCCGTTTCAGCATCGGCCAACAGCGAGTTGATTCGCCAGAGTGGTGCCTTACAACTTTCATCGGCAAGGCTCAGGTGCTGGCGAATATTTTCCCGCAGGCTTTTGGTACCGCCGGTAATTTCTATGTCCGGTTCAGCAGCCAATACCTGCCCGGCCACCAGCAGGGCCGGCAACAGGACTATCAGGGAACAAATGCGCAGTACAGCTGAAGTATGCAATTCCATCATCATCTTTGGGCTAGAGCGGTGCCTACTTTACCCGCTAACACCGGCGGCTAAAAGGCTGAAAGTGTGACATTCTTGCGGCATTAATTGTTCCAATGTGGCTGTCCAGTTTGTGAACAGCACCACTGCTTTAGGCAATTGCGCAGGCACCCGTTATAATCGCGCCGTTACGCGCACCTATTTCATTCGCTCAACCAGAGACCCGCCTATGCTCAGTTATCGCCACGGCTTCCACGCCGGCAATTTTGCCGATGTACTCAAACACATGGTGCTTGTGCACTGCCTCGAGTATATGAAGCAGAAAGACAAACCGCTGCGCATTATCGATACCCATGCCGGCGCGGGCGTTTACAAATTGAACGGCCCCCAGGCGCAGAAAACCCGCGAATTTGATAACGGTATAGGCCGCCTGTGGCAACTGCCGGATTTGCCCGCTGCAGTTGAAACTTATATGGCGACCCTGCGCGAATTGAACGAGCATGGCCAATTACAGGTTTACCCTGGCTCACCATTACTTGCACAACATTTGATGCGCGAACAAGACCGTCTGTTTTTGCATGAGCTGCACCCTAGCGATTTCCAATTTCTGCGCGATTGCATGCGCAGCGATAAACGCATCAAGGTGCACAATGAAGATGGCTTCGCGGGATTGCAGGCACTCTTGCCACCGCCCGATCGCCGCGCGCTGGTGCTGCTCGATCCCTCCTATGAAGTAAAAAATGATTACCAACATTTGGTAAAGCAAGTGATTCAAGCGCACAAGCGTTTTGCAACTGGCACCTTTGCGATTTGGTATCCCGTGGTATTGCGTCAACGCATTGATGAAATGGAATTGGCGTTACAAAAATCCGGCATTAAAAATATTCAATTGCTAGAGTTGGGCCTGCAACCGGATAACCCGGAATTTGGTATGACGTCCAGCGGAATGATCGTGATTAATCCGCCCTGGACACTCTGGAGTGCAATGGAAGAAGCCCTGCCCTGGCTGGTCGATCAGCTCAGTGAAAATGGCGCAGGTTTTTATCGCCTTGAACAATTAGTTGCTGAATAACGGAGTTGCTATGCCGTCTGCCTCACCAACCCCTATGAGTTATGCGAAGCGTGCCGCCATTGCGTCTGCCTGTATTTTTCCCGGTGCGGGATTAATTATGTTACGCGAGTGGCTGCGCGGCTGCATTTTTGCGGTGCCTTCCGCGCTGATTATTGCGTTGCTATTTAAAAACCTGATCAACACCGCGCTGCAAATTAGCGCGCACTTGGATGCCGAAGCAAAGCGCGGTAATTTTGCGTTTGATGCTATTGGTATTTACCACCAACTGCACGAATCCATTTTCACCTCGTCCTACTGGCAGGACGGCAAATGGATTTTATTGGCCAGTTGGTTGTTGAGTATTCTGAGTTCTTATTTCGCAGGAAAAAAACGTGACCTGCAACAAGCGCCGGGGAATCAATAATGCAGGCTTCACTTCTCGCCATCGGCCTGCTCTTTTGTAGCAATATTTTTATGACCTTTGCGTGGTATGCGCATTTGAAAGAGCTGAACCAAAAGCCCTGGATTATCGCCGCGCTTATCAGTTGGGGGATTGCGCTGTTTGAATACCTATTACAAGTTCCTGCAAATCGTATCGGCTATACGGTGATGAGCGTGGGGCAATTAAAAATACTCCAGGAAGTGATTACCCTGAGCGTGTTTGTCCCCTTCGCGGTTTTTTATATGAAGGAACCACTTAAACTGGATTACCTCTGGGCTGGCTTATGCCTTTTGGGGGCAGTCTTTTTTATGTTTAGAGATAAATTAACTGGTTAATTTGCCCTGCCCGGCCAACCTTTGCGTGAAAATCGACTATAACTAAGGGATTCTGCGGAGCAAGAATCCTAATAACCCCAGTTGATAACTCAAGGTGCCAGTGTGTCTGATCCAACGCCTCACTCTCCCTTGCAAGGACCAGCCCCCCGGGATTTCCACAAGCAATCGACAAAACGTCTGATCCAAATACTGCGCACCACCCAGGTTGCGCTCTTGTTGGTGTGTATTCTCAGTACCATCGGCGGCCGCTATAGCGATGCCATCTTTATGATGGCGACCGGCGCATTCT is a window encoding:
- a CDS encoding RnfH family protein, which codes for MADFDLITVEVAYALPHKQKIIALLVEPGTTALDAVKRSKITDHFPDLDIASAKMGIFGQSLGTKGLEAADKHVLHAGDRVEIYRPLASDPKEARRKRADKAADATNDNPQT
- a CDS encoding type II toxin-antitoxin system RatA family toxin → MASKIERSALVNYSAQQMFDLINDIEAYPHFMEGCVGARVLARGDDWVEARLELSKAGVTQSFATRNQLQPPHKMTMNLVDGPFNYLRGIWQFTPLGDSACKVVFLLEFEMKNRLLGMTAGKLLESVGGKQVDTLCARAKQIYG
- a CDS encoding sodium-dependent transporter; this translates as MRLKQHVIWGQRGSFILAATGSAVGLGNIWKFPYITGENGGGAFVLMYLACILLIGIPIMMGEILMGRRARANPILATAELCETAGASKGWTVIGWMGALAGLVILSFYTVIAGWTLEYVENALTGKFAGLDGESSQRLFDGLLADKGKLLQWHTAFTLMTVAILALGVTRGLESAVRVMMPALFVLLLVLLGYAAVEGEFVTSLRFMFSFNPEDLSWEAALIAMGHSFFTLSLGMGAIMAYGAYMPSNQSVGQTVLMVALLDTLVALVAGVAIFAFVFATPGISPGAGPGLMFVTLPVAFGNMSAGIVIGVIFFVMVILAAWTSTISLLEPGVAYLNERFGLSRILASLLLGAVAWTLGIGSVLSFNDWSDKQFLWGKSYFDSMDFLATNIMLPLGGVLIALFVGWKLRDEHLLHELKFESAALLRWWRPILKYLSPVAVLIVLINGVFPILRGVFVE
- the smpB gene encoding SsrA-binding protein SmpB — its product is MASKKQKNDSSTIALNKKAKFDYELHERFEAGLALTGWEVKSLRAGKGNITDCYVIFKNNEAWLLASQIQPLLSASTHFVTDPFRTRKLLLNRREINRLQEAVEQKGYTVVPIALYWKAHIVKCEIAIAKGKQLHDKRETEKERDWAREKQRLFQKDQRS
- a CDS encoding glycoside hydrolase family 5 protein produces the protein MKTFHNYLIGLGLMLLSAISCADNAWENTSGWWNQTDIPAFDKSKITQQLPLIKVQGNKFVNDAGKVMVFRGLNISDPDKIARDKRFTKKHFEVIKSWGANVIRVPVHPSAWRKHGKKAYLAMLDQVVVWANELNIYVILDWHSIGNLHSQMFQNNSYYTDKPETFDFWRTVSERYAGVNAVAFYEIFNEPTVFNGRLGIVSWADWKAINEEAITIIQAHNPKAISLVAGFNWAYDLTPIATAPIERDNVAYVSHAYPMKVGAPYEKNWERDFGFVADKYPVFATEIGYQLATDKGAHVPVIDDGSYGKRITDYFGNKGISWVGWVFDPDWSPQMFTDYKTYEPTMQGKHFREVMLKENN
- a CDS encoding translocation/assembly module TamB domain-containing protein; its protein translation is MHWPRWIKKARNIFFSLLAVALIVLACLSALVETETGSRWLVARIAALVDANVQGVSGNLRSGLDIDALEYRNEEQIYRAEKLSFRWRPVDLLYGALVVQSLRAHAVSITLPAAQETAQSASPFSQWPHLRLPVRIHLQKARINNIDLVQGDTRQHWRRLSGSLSWGTFHFRYNNLALVNDQYTVHLTGATELDFPYKTQASLQWQWQAAAENTAAPQHPPAQIIPAPPELIYMGVSDISGDLKRWQVSTQMGAPVVLTANIVGSLVNANNELQLAPFLQAQAQWHQQTLPAEWWVPDQPAPITNGKLIAEGNWKKYTAELQGDIYLPQAPILGVSAAAEGDLEQIRIDFLRLRERYISSVGVDGAAPLASSSAMSSAALPETIAAPGVATPGPQIIDTDAGLTLQGSVRWLPHLDWKLGVTAEHLNIASLFDNWPSNINASFTTSGAQGADGWVAQLQNLAIDGDLRGVNIQGGGSVDYAGEKLRSDDLHLVLGANQIRVKGDLGKQFNLDWNINAPMLAQIDNSLRGSVISRGSLRGTVQQPQMNIEAAVQQFSWGRYAVEKLQFSLAPVAEVTATLGPVPADNNIAPAINTSVNLAEALRDYNYALSFSANQLRVAENRFSSITLNGTGALNKHQLQAVIKHKTYGRADVKIAGDYDGSAWTGRFEQLALKLKKVPRWWLTSSSEMRVSADSLNLGRQCLTTRTNLTGQVEKIAAVEREQVIGEWIANQNYVKTNYDWLVKPQVLPMNPVEKYSLPQLCVEGEWAAATGAQLHANLDSVPLRQFLSLFKTEVYFAGVMDGAVHIRSDDLSVANTKASATIATRNAELRYQYVGGATDVYAWRNFFVRANLADAKLSANAGMDWTGYGRIDANSELDLRQQKFTKGKLTAFFSNLAPLETLLPFANDVQGDLRTDLSLSGSFAQPQLIGDISLRNGSAKLPRLGVDLSNIEIQLNSTRTGAVNLVSQMQSGEGRLSIVSDLRGLGTPDWSLQGFVNGNNVQVVALPQLKATLSPTIKIAATPGTLELTGTATIPWARTNIKSLAESATAVSADAVIVDEQFLQDSADEKLKVLTNLELLLGDDVRFKGFGLNSKLTGKIKLFKEAQRQFFTSGYVSVVDGTYKAYGQTLTVERGRLNFQGPYENPGLDIRASRIIRDDENTKVGLDVSGTLQRPKASVFSSTKLTESQAMMMLLTGKPLDEASKADASLLISAMSGLGMDSDGSITSEITRIFRVDELEIKSDQGFNQSELWVGKYLTPKLLVRYVVGIFDQAFGFGVEYQLTNRLRLEAVSGETQSVDVVYKVEK